One Fuerstiella marisgermanici DNA window includes the following coding sequences:
- a CDS encoding DUF309 domain-containing protein, protein MLTADAECPRLLPSIPVPEYAFFPGSGLPHPIRDPKGHSYGRKHAPGQGPKALSPENWIDNRNYLLAVDFFNLGYYWEAHEEWERLWRVSGADTTSGRFLKGLIKLSAAGVKVRERSIHGVRRHAASAGEMFADVAAEADADSYCGLDFTRLQFAADRAAQLAYKKEHAPGQAVRVFPFLLQPDMSPPSTNP, encoded by the coding sequence ATGCTCACGGCTGATGCGGAATGCCCACGACTACTTCCGTCCATCCCTGTTCCTGAATATGCTTTTTTTCCAGGATCCGGCTTACCTCACCCAATACGCGACCCCAAGGGCCATAGCTACGGCCGCAAACATGCTCCTGGCCAGGGCCCAAAGGCGTTAAGCCCCGAGAACTGGATTGACAACCGTAACTATCTGCTGGCTGTCGATTTCTTCAACCTCGGCTACTACTGGGAAGCTCACGAAGAATGGGAACGCCTGTGGCGCGTTTCCGGTGCGGACACGACCTCAGGCCGTTTTCTCAAAGGGCTGATCAAGCTGTCCGCAGCGGGCGTGAAAGTTCGCGAACGCAGCATCCACGGCGTTCGACGTCACGCAGCTTCGGCTGGCGAAATGTTTGCCGATGTTGCAGCTGAAGCCGATGCCGACAGCTACTGCGGTCTGGATTTCACCCGACTGCAGTTCGCGGCCGACCGAGCGGCTCAATTGGCTTACAAGAAAGAACACGCTCCTGGCCAGGCTGTGCGAGTGTTTCCGTTTCTGCTTCAGCCGGACATGTCGCCTCCTTCCACCAACCCGTAA
- a CDS encoding sulfatase family protein: MRNRLVPFLLVLAVASSRAAADRPNIIFIFSDDHAEHAISAYGSKVNQTPHLDRLASAGARFTNSFVTNSICTPSRATLLTGQYSHLNGVPVFNRFDPSRDTVAKHLQAGGYHTGMIGKWHLGSDPVGFDRWCVLPGQGAYRNPSFLTPGGRLRIEGHCTDVTTDLGIEFLKTRPADKPFFLMLHQKAPHRNWEPDDRNKARFKDKVIPEPDTLWDDYATRPAALPENEQTVAHDLTRRDLKFEPPSELKGRERNQWLGTKPTEITVDGKVLTGDELTKWKYQHYMRDYLACVQGVDDGVGRVLDFLDEADLAKNTIVIYSADNGWYLGDMGMYDKRFMYEPGLRVPLIASGPGITASSTPDQFVANIDLAPTFLDLTGLPIPEFMQGRSLAPLLKGESPADWRESVYYRYYHDPGHHNTRAHYGVRTKTHKLIYYWTKDAYEMFDLVNDPAEQHNLLFEKQEASQPDIVAKFAELKAEIVRLQKQFKDDGQYASPSTWPKGSADGPFRQKALGDKKVSDAIELSAVN; this comes from the coding sequence ATGAGAAATAGACTCGTCCCGTTCCTGTTGGTGCTCGCAGTCGCAAGCAGTCGTGCGGCTGCAGATCGGCCCAACATTATCTTTATCTTCTCAGACGACCATGCGGAGCATGCGATTTCCGCTTACGGGTCGAAAGTGAATCAAACGCCGCATCTGGATCGGCTGGCGTCGGCCGGTGCTCGGTTTACGAATTCGTTCGTGACGAATTCCATTTGCACACCCAGTCGAGCCACACTGCTGACGGGGCAGTATTCTCATCTGAACGGCGTGCCCGTTTTTAATCGCTTCGATCCGTCGCGCGATACGGTTGCCAAACATTTGCAGGCTGGTGGTTATCACACGGGGATGATTGGCAAATGGCATCTGGGTTCTGACCCCGTTGGCTTTGACCGCTGGTGCGTGTTGCCTGGTCAGGGCGCCTATCGGAATCCTTCGTTTCTAACGCCTGGTGGCAGGCTGCGAATTGAAGGCCACTGTACCGATGTCACGACCGATCTCGGCATTGAGTTTCTGAAGACTCGGCCAGCCGACAAGCCGTTCTTTCTGATGCTGCATCAGAAAGCCCCTCATCGGAACTGGGAACCCGACGATCGCAACAAGGCTCGTTTTAAAGACAAAGTTATCCCGGAACCCGACACGCTGTGGGACGACTACGCGACGCGGCCCGCCGCTCTGCCGGAAAACGAACAAACGGTGGCTCACGATTTGACCCGGCGTGACTTAAAGTTTGAACCGCCGAGTGAACTAAAAGGACGTGAACGCAACCAATGGCTGGGCACGAAGCCAACGGAAATCACGGTCGATGGCAAAGTGCTGACGGGGGATGAACTGACCAAATGGAAGTACCAACACTACATGCGGGACTACCTGGCATGTGTGCAGGGCGTTGATGATGGCGTTGGTCGAGTGCTCGATTTTCTGGACGAAGCCGATTTGGCAAAAAACACGATCGTGATCTACTCAGCGGACAACGGCTGGTACCTTGGCGACATGGGAATGTACGACAAACGCTTCATGTACGAACCGGGTTTGCGAGTTCCTTTGATCGCCAGCGGACCGGGGATCACCGCCAGCAGCACGCCTGATCAGTTTGTGGCCAACATCGATCTCGCGCCCACCTTTCTTGACCTGACGGGACTGCCGATTCCGGAATTCATGCAGGGCCGATCGTTGGCTCCGCTGCTGAAAGGAGAATCTCCGGCTGATTGGCGCGAGTCAGTGTATTACCGCTATTACCACGATCCCGGTCATCACAATACGCGAGCCCACTATGGCGTCCGCACGAAGACTCATAAGCTGATCTACTATTGGACCAAGGATGCGTATGAAATGTTCGATCTGGTGAATGATCCGGCCGAACAACACAACCTTTTGTTCGAAAAGCAGGAAGCCAGCCAGCCGGATATTGTGGCGAAGTTCGCGGAATTGAAGGCCGAGATTGTTCGGCTGCAGAAACAATTCAAAGACGACGGTCAGTACGCATCACCGTCGACATGGCCCAAAGGCAGTGCCGACGGTCCATTCCGGCAGAAGGCACTCGGCGACAAAAAAGTGAGTGATGCGATTGAACTGAGTGCGGTGAACTGA
- a CDS encoding 3-keto-disaccharide hydrolase, whose amino-acid sequence MSFRINLASVLLFCVCLPGCGDGEQAVQTPSGTTENADAPKSDAADSTATQQDQAEAKLVFVKPQLSEEEFRDGWISLFDGTTLFGWDVPTESNWHVEDGSIVADSGDRSLLMTPFAFDDFEFRCDFHLAKGGNSGVFLRSADDVADATTDTYELNICDSHETHKTGSFVGRHVAKDVPEVEDEWHTFHVRCEGTNIKVQLDDKQIVDFTDASDHVRTSGRIGLQMNAGRIAFRNVFLKPLNLKDIFNGTDLTGFRKVPGSKSEFTVVAGMLHAEDGPGFLETEATFGDFILHVESNIADEKAIADKRPANSGVFFRTIAGTEEAPSHGYEMQIQHDFKDGDRTQPLDFGSGAIYRRQAARYIVANNNEWVVQTLIAQGNRFASFVNGYQVLDWTDDRRPDPNPRKGLRLEAGHLSLQGHDPTTDLDFRAIRVHELK is encoded by the coding sequence ATGAGCTTCAGAATAAATTTGGCCTCCGTTCTGCTGTTTTGCGTTTGCCTGCCTGGTTGCGGCGATGGTGAGCAAGCCGTTCAGACGCCGTCCGGCACGACGGAAAATGCCGACGCACCAAAGTCAGACGCTGCAGACAGCACCGCCACGCAGCAGGACCAGGCCGAGGCAAAGCTTGTCTTCGTTAAGCCACAGCTGTCGGAAGAAGAATTTCGCGACGGCTGGATCAGTCTGTTCGACGGCACCACGCTGTTTGGCTGGGACGTTCCGACCGAATCGAACTGGCACGTCGAAGACGGATCGATCGTCGCGGACAGTGGCGATCGCAGTTTGCTGATGACGCCATTCGCATTCGACGACTTTGAATTCCGATGTGACTTCCACCTCGCTAAAGGTGGCAACAGCGGCGTCTTTCTACGATCAGCCGACGACGTCGCCGACGCGACCACCGACACTTACGAACTGAACATCTGCGACAGCCATGAAACTCACAAAACCGGCAGCTTCGTCGGTCGCCATGTGGCGAAGGATGTTCCCGAGGTCGAAGACGAATGGCACACGTTTCACGTTCGCTGCGAAGGGACCAACATCAAAGTGCAGCTTGATGACAAGCAGATCGTCGACTTCACGGACGCATCTGATCACGTGCGAACATCAGGTCGCATTGGTTTGCAGATGAATGCCGGACGCATCGCGTTCCGCAACGTGTTTCTTAAACCGCTAAACCTGAAAGACATCTTCAACGGAACAGATCTGACCGGTTTCCGAAAAGTGCCGGGCAGTAAGAGCGAATTCACGGTGGTTGCCGGCATGCTGCATGCCGAAGACGGTCCCGGGTTTCTGGAAACGGAAGCGACATTCGGCGACTTCATTCTACATGTCGAATCCAACATCGCTGACGAAAAAGCGATCGCCGACAAACGGCCCGCCAACAGCGGCGTGTTCTTTCGGACCATCGCGGGCACGGAAGAAGCACCGTCGCACGGCTACGAAATGCAGATTCAACACGACTTCAAAGATGGCGACCGAACTCAGCCACTGGACTTCGGCAGTGGAGCGATCTACCGTCGCCAGGCAGCTCGCTACATTGTGGCCAACAACAACGAATGGGTTGTCCAAACGCTGATCGCTCAGGGCAACCGCTTCGCCAGCTTTGTGAATGGCTATCAGGTGCTGGACTGGACGGACGACCGTCGACCCGACCCGAATCCGCGGAAGGGGCTGCGTCTGGAGGCAGGACATCTAAGCCTGCAGGGACATGACCCCACCACGGATCTCGACTTCCGAGCGATCAGGGTGCACGAATTAAAGTAG
- the prfB gene encoding peptide chain release factor 2 (programmed frameshift), producing the protein MEAELRDKCEELMQRIVHLRGCLDLESKQKQLAEVSEKMNAPDFWDSPEAAQATVAEMQRLRSVVGPLEDLVSSGDDLQVLIEFAEEDPASEAELQSTVTKLESDVDKVELQATMSEPEDVCAAYVQVQAGEGGTDSADWAQMLLRMYIRWAERHGFKLEEIDISEGEEAGIRNATIAIRGDYVFGYLKGETGNHRLIRISPFDSAGRRHTAFAAVDISPELDDNFEVDINWDSDVREDTYRAGGAGGQHVNKTDSAVRLTHGPTGVVVQCQNERSQHKNRATARKMLQAKLYQMEMEKRDEELAAKRGAKSKIGFGGATVRNYVLHPDQYVKDARTATKVGNPQPVLDGDIDVFLESFLRWTLTEKNK; encoded by the exons ATGGAAGCCGAACTGCGAGACAAGTGTGAGGAACTGATGCAGCGCATCGTTCACCTTCGAGGGTGTCTT GACCTCGAGAGCAAACAAAAACAACTAGCCGAAGTCAGCGAGAAAATGAACGCGCCGGACTTCTGGGATTCACCAGAAGCGGCTCAGGCAACCGTTGCAGAAATGCAGCGACTCAGAAGCGTCGTTGGTCCTCTGGAAGATCTCGTTTCGTCCGGCGACGACCTTCAGGTCCTGATCGAATTCGCCGAAGAAGACCCGGCCAGCGAAGCCGAACTGCAGTCGACCGTCACGAAGCTTGAAAGCGACGTCGACAAAGTCGAACTGCAGGCCACCATGTCAGAACCTGAAGATGTGTGCGCCGCGTACGTGCAGGTGCAGGCGGGCGAAGGCGGAACGGATTCGGCCGACTGGGCTCAGATGCTGCTTCGCATGTATATCCGCTGGGCCGAACGTCACGGTTTTAAACTGGAAGAAATCGATATTTCAGAAGGTGAAGAAGCCGGCATTCGCAACGCCACGATTGCGATTCGAGGCGACTATGTGTTCGGCTATCTGAAGGGCGAAACCGGCAACCATCGTCTGATTCGCATCAGCCCGTTTGATTCGGCCGGTCGTCGTCACACAGCCTTTGCCGCCGTCGATATTAGTCCCGAACTGGACGATAACTTCGAGGTGGACATTAACTGGGATAGCGACGTTCGCGAAGACACCTATCGTGCGGGCGGAGCGGGCGGTCAGCACGTGAATAAGACCGATTCTGCCGTCCGGCTGACTCACGGACCAACCGGCGTGGTGGTGCAGTGTCAAAACGAACGCAGCCAGCATAAGAACCGAGCGACCGCGAGAAAGATGCTGCAGGCCAAGCTTTACCAAATGGAAATGGAAAAGCGGGACGAAGAACTGGCGGCGAAGCGAGGTGCGAAGTCGAAAATCGGCTTCGGCGGCGCGACCGTTCGCAACTATGTGCTGCACCCTGACCAGTATGTGAAAGACGCTCGAACAGCGACCAAGGTCGGCAATCCACAGCCGGTACTGGATGGCGACATTGACGTGTTTCTGGAATCGTTTTTACGCTGGACTCTAACTGAGAAGAATAAATGA
- the purD gene encoding phosphoribosylamine--glycine ligase: protein MKILVVGQGGREHALVWKLSQCDGVEKVYCAPGNAGTAADGENVNIAADAIGQLMSFAKHNDIGLTVVGPEVPLVAGIVDEFKSHGLNIFGPSKAAARLEGSKSFFKEIMKKAGVPTAAYKTFTRQEEADAYIDALEDGPLVVKADGLAAGKGVSVCSNSAAAKAAVKGMLRDDNFGVAGRKVVIEECLEGQEVSILAIVDGDTIIPLETSQDHKRALDGDLGPNTGGMGAYSPATSVTDEVMDDIIRRILVPTVHTMKVEGYPFSGVLYAGLMLTANGPKVLEYNVRFGDPEAQPVLMRLKSDLAQVLSLAASGRLSELDGLEWDDRAAVCVVMASEGYPESYAKGKVIEGISTADALNDTKVFHAGTKNKEMQVLSDGGRVLGVTALGASIPEAKEAAYRAVTKITWDGAWYRTDISDKA, encoded by the coding sequence ATGAAGATTCTGGTAGTCGGACAGGGCGGTCGCGAACACGCTCTGGTATGGAAACTGTCGCAGTGCGACGGCGTCGAAAAAGTTTATTGCGCTCCAGGTAACGCAGGCACGGCAGCAGACGGCGAAAACGTCAACATCGCCGCCGACGCCATCGGACAGCTGATGTCGTTTGCCAAGCACAACGACATTGGACTCACCGTTGTCGGCCCGGAAGTCCCATTGGTGGCGGGCATCGTAGACGAATTCAAATCTCACGGCTTGAATATCTTCGGCCCCTCCAAAGCCGCCGCTCGACTGGAAGGCAGTAAGTCGTTCTTCAAAGAAATCATGAAGAAGGCAGGCGTTCCAACGGCCGCGTACAAGACATTTACGCGGCAGGAAGAAGCCGACGCCTACATCGACGCTTTGGAGGATGGCCCGCTGGTCGTGAAAGCCGATGGGCTCGCAGCCGGCAAAGGCGTGAGCGTTTGCAGTAACTCAGCGGCAGCCAAAGCCGCCGTCAAAGGGATGCTGCGAGACGACAACTTCGGCGTGGCCGGCCGTAAAGTGGTGATTGAAGAATGTCTGGAAGGTCAGGAAGTCAGCATTCTGGCCATCGTCGATGGCGACACGATCATCCCGCTGGAAACGTCGCAGGATCACAAGCGAGCCCTCGACGGAGACCTCGGCCCAAACACCGGCGGCATGGGAGCGTACAGTCCGGCGACGTCCGTTACGGACGAAGTTATGGACGACATTATTCGCCGCATTCTGGTGCCGACTGTTCACACGATGAAGGTGGAAGGCTACCCGTTTTCTGGCGTGCTGTACGCCGGTTTGATGCTAACTGCCAACGGCCCGAAGGTTCTGGAATACAACGTCCGCTTCGGCGACCCGGAAGCTCAACCGGTGCTGATGCGTCTGAAGTCAGACCTGGCTCAAGTGCTGTCGCTGGCCGCGTCCGGACGCTTGTCTGAACTGGACGGTCTGGAATGGGACGACCGCGCAGCTGTGTGTGTCGTGATGGCGTCGGAAGGTTATCCCGAAAGTTATGCAAAGGGCAAAGTGATCGAAGGCATCAGTACGGCCGATGCGTTAAACGACACGAAAGTGTTTCATGCGGGAACCAAAAATAAAGAAATGCAGGTGCTGAGCGACGGTGGCCGCGTTCTGGGCGTGACCGCATTGGGAGCTTCCATCCCGGAAGCCAAAGAGGCAGCGTATCGAGCCGTCACGAAAATCACGTGGGACGGTGCCTGGTACCGAACCGACATTTCGGACAAGGCGTGA
- a CDS encoding Gfo/Idh/MocA family protein, with amino-acid sequence MLDRRTFLKTAAVASVAAPAIVRGQNLNSKLQLVGIGCEGKGWSDINAMASHDQTAFVGFCDVDLSRTEKVRKLNPDAPVKQDFRELLEDLGDKVDAATVSTPDHMHAFIGLDVMRRGKHIYCQKPLTHNVWEARQMAKQAKKSDVITRLGNQIHSHEFYRTAVHAIQGGSIGKVNRVHSWCAATGHGKSFHISRPKAPEAKPETLAWNLWLGVAPERPYGGWNVYHPWGWRDWQDFGNGALGDFGCHILDPVFTALKIDKAPMDFKADHTGMNDEVWPAQTTVDYTFPGTEFTAGEQLQITWYDGGRLPATRGSHLPAGEGLPRSGSLFIGEKGSLVLPHVGAPKVYPDAKIEKVEGKDHYHGWVDGCLSAEQPSDGFAYGGPLTEAVLLGNIAARYRGTKLTWDPEAMKITNHEDANQWLRRDYRDGWNIEAVS; translated from the coding sequence ATGCTCGATCGCCGCACGTTTCTGAAAACCGCCGCTGTCGCTTCCGTCGCTGCTCCTGCCATTGTTCGTGGCCAAAACCTGAATTCAAAACTGCAACTTGTCGGCATCGGCTGTGAAGGCAAGGGTTGGTCAGACATCAACGCGATGGCGAGTCACGATCAAACAGCGTTTGTCGGGTTCTGCGATGTGGACCTGTCGCGGACAGAAAAAGTCCGCAAGCTGAATCCCGATGCACCGGTCAAGCAGGATTTCCGCGAACTGCTGGAAGATCTCGGCGACAAAGTCGATGCGGCCACCGTGTCTACGCCGGACCATATGCACGCGTTTATTGGCCTGGACGTCATGCGACGTGGCAAGCACATCTACTGCCAGAAGCCGTTGACTCATAACGTGTGGGAAGCTCGGCAGATGGCGAAACAGGCAAAGAAGTCTGACGTGATCACTCGTTTAGGCAACCAGATTCATTCGCACGAATTTTATCGTACCGCCGTCCATGCAATTCAGGGCGGAAGCATCGGCAAAGTGAATCGAGTCCACAGTTGGTGCGCAGCCACCGGACACGGGAAGTCGTTTCACATTAGCCGCCCCAAGGCTCCCGAAGCCAAGCCGGAAACGCTGGCATGGAACCTATGGCTGGGCGTCGCTCCGGAACGACCATACGGCGGTTGGAACGTTTACCACCCATGGGGCTGGCGCGACTGGCAGGACTTTGGTAACGGAGCGTTGGGTGACTTCGGCTGCCACATCCTCGATCCGGTCTTCACGGCTCTGAAGATCGACAAAGCGCCGATGGACTTTAAGGCTGATCATACAGGAATGAACGACGAAGTCTGGCCAGCTCAGACAACCGTCGACTACACCTTCCCAGGCACGGAATTCACCGCGGGCGAGCAGCTTCAAATCACCTGGTACGATGGCGGACGCCTGCCTGCGACTCGAGGTTCCCACTTGCCTGCCGGCGAAGGCCTGCCGCGCAGTGGATCGTTGTTCATCGGCGAAAAAGGGAGCCTGGTACTGCCGCACGTGGGTGCTCCGAAGGTTTATCCCGACGCAAAAATTGAAAAGGTGGAAGGCAAGGACCACTATCATGGCTGGGTGGATGGTTGCTTAAGTGCCGAACAGCCGAGCGACGGATTCGCATACGGCGGACCGTTGACCGAAGCTGTGTTGCTGGGGAACATCGCGGCGCGGTACCGCGGGACAAAGCTGACCTGGGATCCGGAAGCGATGAAGATCACCAACCACGAAGACGCCAATCAATGGCTGCGACGTGATTACCGTGACGGCTGGAATATCGAAGCGGTTTCCTGA